In Aliidongia dinghuensis, one genomic interval encodes:
- a CDS encoding LysR family transcriptional regulator, which yields MELRHFRYFLAVAEERHFTRAAQRLGISQPPLSQQIRQFEAEVGAVLFHRLPHGVALTEAGERLLQDARTILRDADKALDNARRAARGEWGVIRIGFTSSASFHPFVTGAIRDYRLAYPEVRLELIEANTVRLFELFQAEQLNAAFIRPAPGESGALGEMPLFREEMLVALPADHRLAAQPRVALTELADETFILYPRRNGRALYDDIVGACQAAGFNPHVEQEAPQMASTITLVATGLGISIVPASMKHLAARGVTYRPIDGEEPRAAMSLVHFGGGSPAATRAFVGIVEARLEREQAGKA from the coding sequence ATGGAGCTCCGTCATTTCCGCTATTTCCTCGCCGTCGCCGAGGAACGTCATTTCACCCGGGCGGCCCAGCGGCTCGGCATCAGCCAGCCGCCCTTGAGCCAGCAGATCCGGCAGTTCGAGGCCGAGGTCGGCGCCGTCCTGTTCCATCGCCTGCCTCATGGCGTGGCGCTGACCGAGGCAGGCGAGCGCCTGCTGCAGGATGCGCGCACGATCCTGCGCGACGCCGACAAGGCGCTCGACAACGCGCGGCGCGCAGCGCGCGGCGAATGGGGCGTCATCCGGATCGGCTTCACCTCGTCGGCCTCGTTCCATCCGTTCGTCACCGGCGCCATTCGCGACTATCGCCTGGCCTATCCCGAGGTCCGGCTCGAGCTCATCGAGGCCAACACGGTCAGGCTGTTCGAGCTGTTCCAGGCCGAGCAGCTCAATGCGGCCTTCATTCGCCCGGCGCCGGGCGAGAGCGGCGCGCTCGGGGAGATGCCGCTCTTCCGGGAGGAGATGCTGGTGGCGCTGCCGGCCGATCACCGGCTCGCCGCACAGCCGCGCGTGGCGCTCACGGAACTGGCGGACGAGACCTTCATCCTCTATCCGCGCCGCAACGGCCGGGCGCTCTATGACGACATCGTCGGCGCCTGCCAGGCGGCGGGCTTCAATCCCCATGTCGAGCAGGAGGCGCCGCAGATGGCCTCCACCATCACGCTCGTCGCCACCGGCCTCGGCATCTCGATCGTGCCGGCCTCGATGAAGCACCTGGCCGCCCGCGGCGTGACCTATCGGCCGATCGACGGCGAGGAGCCGCGCGCCGCCATGAGCCTCGTGCATTTCGGCGGCGGCTCGCCGGCCGCGACGCGCGCCTTCGTCGGCATCGTCGAGGCGCGGCTCGAGCGGGAGCAGGCGGGCAAGGCATAG
- a CDS encoding LysR family transcriptional regulator, with translation MKVIVARMSMSKLPDFEGLAMFATVAEERSFAAAARALGVSVATVSRAVTRLEERLGGRLFNRTSRRLALTDFGHTLAERASRIYADAEAAEDFARETSSRPRGLVKLAAPLSFGARWVAPMLPEFFRRYPDIVVDLHLTDAQTDLIGDGFDAALRIAIMEDSSLVARLIAPVRRFVVASPSYIARHGRPQHPHDLDAHRCLSYANRAKRDAWRFTHRETGEECLVTPTGPLRGTSVEALMPTVLEGLAIGEFPEFVATQYFPEKLLEPILTDWRLPEGGLYFVTPTARARPAKVSALADFLITELTDAPWRAEAVMGWKPPVPQGRQA, from the coding sequence ATGAAAGTCATCGTTGCGAGAATGTCGATGTCGAAACTGCCTGACTTCGAGGGGCTCGCGATGTTCGCGACGGTGGCGGAGGAGCGATCGTTCGCCGCCGCGGCCCGAGCCCTGGGCGTGTCGGTCGCCACTGTCTCCCGGGCCGTCACGCGCCTTGAAGAGCGGCTCGGCGGGCGTCTCTTCAATAGAACCTCACGACGGCTCGCACTGACGGACTTCGGTCACACCCTGGCCGAGCGAGCCTCCAGAATCTATGCGGATGCAGAGGCGGCCGAGGACTTCGCGCGCGAGACCTCCAGTCGCCCGCGAGGCTTGGTGAAGCTCGCCGCCCCGCTCTCCTTTGGCGCGCGCTGGGTGGCACCCATGCTGCCCGAGTTCTTTCGTCGCTATCCCGACATCGTGGTCGATCTTCACCTGACCGATGCGCAGACCGACCTGATCGGCGACGGCTTTGACGCCGCCCTGCGCATTGCGATCATGGAAGATTCGTCCCTTGTGGCGCGGCTGATCGCGCCCGTTCGCCGGTTCGTGGTCGCATCGCCGAGTTACATCGCCCGGCATGGCCGTCCGCAGCACCCGCACGACCTGGATGCTCATCGGTGCCTGAGCTACGCGAACAGAGCGAAGCGCGATGCTTGGCGCTTCACGCACCGCGAGACGGGCGAGGAATGCTTGGTCACGCCAACAGGGCCGCTCAGAGGAACGAGCGTCGAGGCGCTGATGCCAACCGTACTCGAAGGGCTGGCGATCGGCGAATTCCCCGAATTTGTCGCGACACAATATTTCCCAGAGAAGCTGCTTGAGCCGATCCTGACCGATTGGCGCCTGCCGGAAGGCGGATTGTACTTCGTGACACCGACGGCTCGCGCTCGTCCTGCGAAGGTCTCCGCCCTGGCCGACTTCTTGATCACCGAGCTGACGGACGCGCCGTGGCGCGCTGAAGCGGTGATGGGCTGGAAACCGCCGGTGCCGCAAGGACGTCAGGCGTAG
- a CDS encoding nuclear transport factor 2 family protein, which produces MSDRIYELLHRNLQEVFGEGDATRRRAAIAELYTADCVLYVPPGVFIGHDALDKFAGDLRATHPHFAYAPHGAPQALHNAGRLAWGSGPLGETPDYTGLDVIIVRDDKIAALYVFLDSVPSAAGGEARR; this is translated from the coding sequence ATGTCTGACAGGATCTACGAACTGCTGCACCGAAACCTCCAGGAGGTGTTCGGCGAAGGAGACGCCACCCGCCGTCGCGCGGCCATCGCGGAGCTCTACACCGCTGACTGTGTCCTGTATGTGCCGCCTGGTGTCTTCATCGGGCACGACGCGCTGGACAAGTTCGCCGGCGACCTGCGGGCGACGCATCCCCATTTCGCGTACGCGCCTCACGGTGCGCCGCAGGCACTGCACAACGCCGGCCGCTTGGCCTGGGGATCGGGGCCGCTCGGTGAGACGCCCGATTACACCGGTTTGGACGTGATCATCGTTCGCGACGACAAGATCGCCGCGCTCTATGTGTTCCTCGATTCAGTGCCGTCCGCGGCTGGGGGCGAGGCAAGGCGCTAA
- a CDS encoding efflux transporter outer membrane subunit: MMRHRSGFLSAAPTSAAPLLVVGALVAGCTVGPDYEKPPAPEADAFKEAPPAPVADAGVWQPARPADGSPRGNWWVVFGDPTLNTLEDQVTAANQDLKIAAARFQQARALVGVSRAAEFPTLSVAPGVASVRQSLHRPYVSSTHTSGDFTLPFDATYEVDLWGRIGRSVTAAGEEAQASAADLETADLSLHAELAVDYFNLRSADAQKQLLDDSVKAFADALQLTINRARGGAAPESDVAQAQTQLDVTRVQATDVTVERAQFEHAIATLTGQAPAKFSLAPAPLTLREPTIPVGLPSGLLERRPDIAAAERRMAEANEQIGIAQAAYYPSLVLNSAVGLEGDQITDWFSWPSRLWSVGLSLSETLFDGGRRDSLSEAARAAYDANVANYRQTTLDAFQQVEDNLAALRILQQEAQQQDEAVAAAQNSLQLFTTRYLGGRDTYLQVITAQTAALSNQRNQVEIQRRRMEASVLLVKALGGGWSTDELPTLDKIEKASAEPTTAAKAD, translated from the coding sequence ATGATGCGCCATCGCTCCGGGTTCCTCTCCGCGGCACCCACATCCGCGGCGCCTTTGCTCGTGGTGGGGGCGCTCGTCGCCGGCTGCACCGTCGGCCCCGACTATGAGAAACCACCCGCACCCGAGGCTGACGCCTTCAAGGAGGCGCCGCCGGCACCCGTCGCCGACGCGGGCGTCTGGCAGCCGGCACGGCCGGCCGACGGCAGCCCGCGCGGTAATTGGTGGGTGGTGTTCGGCGATCCGACGCTGAACACGCTCGAAGACCAGGTGACGGCGGCGAACCAGGACCTGAAGATCGCCGCGGCGCGCTTCCAGCAGGCGCGGGCACTGGTCGGCGTCAGCCGGGCGGCGGAATTCCCGACCCTGTCGGTCGCACCCGGCGTCGCCTCGGTCCGCCAATCGCTGCACCGGCCCTACGTCAGCAGCACGCATACCAGCGGCGACTTCACCTTGCCGTTCGACGCGACCTACGAGGTCGACCTGTGGGGGCGGATCGGCCGCAGCGTCACGGCGGCCGGCGAAGAGGCGCAGGCGAGCGCCGCCGACCTCGAGACAGCCGACCTCAGCCTCCATGCCGAGCTCGCGGTCGATTACTTCAACCTGCGCAGCGCCGATGCCCAGAAGCAGCTGCTCGACGATTCGGTGAAGGCCTTTGCCGACGCGCTGCAGCTGACGATCAACCGGGCCAGAGGCGGTGCTGCACCGGAATCGGACGTGGCGCAGGCGCAGACGCAACTCGACGTCACCCGGGTACAGGCGACCGACGTCACGGTAGAGCGCGCCCAGTTCGAACATGCGATCGCCACGCTGACCGGCCAGGCGCCGGCAAAGTTCAGCCTGGCCCCTGCCCCGCTGACGCTCCGCGAGCCGACCATCCCTGTCGGCCTACCGTCGGGATTGCTCGAGCGCCGGCCCGACATCGCCGCCGCCGAGCGGCGCATGGCCGAAGCGAACGAGCAGATCGGCATCGCGCAGGCGGCCTATTACCCGTCCCTGGTGCTGAACTCGGCGGTCGGGCTCGAGGGCGACCAGATCACCGATTGGTTCAGCTGGCCAAGCCGGCTTTGGTCGGTCGGCCTGTCGCTCAGCGAGACCCTGTTCGACGGCGGGCGTCGTGATTCGCTGTCGGAAGCGGCCCGCGCCGCTTATGACGCGAATGTCGCGAACTACCGCCAGACGACGCTCGATGCATTCCAGCAGGTCGAGGACAACCTCGCGGCTCTCCGCATCCTGCAGCAGGAGGCGCAGCAGCAGGACGAGGCGGTCGCCGCGGCGCAGAATTCGCTGCAGCTGTTCACCACGCGCTATCTCGGCGGCCGCGACACCTATCTGCAGGTCATCACGGCGCAGACCGCAGCGCTCAGCAACCAGCGCAACCAGGTGGAGATCCAGCGCCGGCGCATGGAGGCGAGCGTGCTGCTGGTCAAGGCGCTGGGCGGCGGCTGGAGCACCGACGAGCTGCCGACACTGGACAAGATCGAGAAGGCCAGCGCCGAGCCGACGACCGCCGCCAAAGCCGATTAG
- a CDS encoding efflux RND transporter periplasmic adaptor subunit, whose translation MTPNGNGELDATYDDRLSKGGPPPRRSRRGAILGGLAVLVLVVAIGGGIRERIAAERRLARTTEESAVPTVNVAHPDVGAPSEDLVLPGGTQANTDTPIYARTNGYLKRWYFDIGAHVKQGDLLAEIDTPEVDEQLRQARADLETATANFKLADITAKRNEDLLKTRSIATQERDNAVGALAAAKATVASKQADVARLERMQSYEKVYAPFDGIITARNTDIGALIDAGAASAARELFHLSAIDKIRVFISVPETYSRAVHVGDKARVTLDEFPGEAFTGTLVRTANAIDPASRTLLTEIDVDNADGKLLPGAYAFVHLSMAKPAQSMTIPSNTLLFRKEGLRVALVRDGKAVLTPITIGRDYGEKVEVVSGLKATDEVILDPSDSLVSDTPVRTEGPTVAQTKQ comes from the coding sequence ATGACCCCCAACGGCAATGGAGAGCTGGACGCCACCTATGACGATCGGCTGTCGAAAGGCGGGCCGCCGCCGCGCCGGTCGCGGCGCGGTGCCATTCTGGGCGGGCTCGCCGTCCTCGTCCTGGTGGTCGCGATCGGAGGCGGCATCCGCGAGCGGATCGCGGCCGAACGGCGGCTGGCGCGCACGACCGAGGAATCGGCCGTGCCGACGGTCAACGTCGCGCATCCTGACGTCGGCGCGCCGAGCGAGGACCTGGTTCTGCCCGGCGGCACCCAGGCGAACACGGACACGCCGATCTATGCGCGCACCAACGGCTACCTGAAACGCTGGTATTTCGACATCGGCGCGCACGTCAAGCAGGGTGACCTGCTCGCCGAGATCGACACGCCCGAGGTCGACGAGCAGCTGCGCCAGGCACGCGCCGACCTCGAGACGGCCACGGCCAACTTCAAGCTCGCCGATATTACCGCCAAGCGGAACGAGGACCTGCTGAAGACGCGGTCAATCGCGACCCAGGAGCGCGACAATGCCGTGGGCGCGCTCGCGGCGGCCAAGGCGACCGTCGCCTCGAAGCAGGCCGACGTCGCCCGGCTCGAGCGGATGCAGTCCTACGAGAAGGTCTATGCGCCATTCGACGGCATCATTACCGCGCGCAACACGGATATCGGCGCGCTGATCGATGCCGGTGCCGCGTCTGCCGCGCGCGAGCTGTTTCACCTGTCGGCGATCGACAAGATCCGCGTCTTCATCTCGGTCCCGGAGACCTACTCGCGCGCCGTGCATGTCGGCGACAAGGCCAGGGTCACGCTCGACGAGTTCCCGGGCGAGGCGTTCACCGGGACGCTCGTGCGCACGGCGAACGCGATCGATCCGGCATCGCGTACCCTGCTCACCGAGATCGACGTGGATAATGCCGACGGCAAGCTGCTGCCCGGCGCCTATGCCTTCGTCCACTTGAGCATGGCGAAGCCGGCGCAATCGATGACCATCCCGTCGAATACGCTCCTGTTCCGCAAGGAAGGCCTGCGCGTGGCCCTGGTGCGCGACGGCAAAGCGGTGCTGACGCCGATCACCATCGGCCGCGATTACGGCGAGAAGGTCGAGGTCGTCTCCGGCCTCAAAGCGACGGACGAGGTCATTCTCGATCCGTCGGACTCGCTCGTCAGCGACACGCCGGTCCGGACTGAAGGCCCGACAGTGGCTCAGACCAAGCAATGA
- a CDS encoding efflux RND transporter permease subunit produces the protein MWLVRIALSRPYTFIVLALGILIVSPIMILRTPTDIFPNIDIPVIAVSWTYTGLNPEEMEGRLTSQFERGLTTTVDNIEHIESTTINGQAVIKVFLQPSASLDTANAQITAISQTQLRSMPTGTQPPLIINYSPSSVPILQLGLSGKGLSEQRLNDLAVNFVRTQLVTVPGAVVPYPFGGKQRQVMIYSNPRLLLSKGLTPSDILNAVAAQNLVLPSGTAKIGEMEYDARLNGAPHAIAELNDLPIKVVGNSTLYLRDVATVSDGFTPQTNIVRQNGQRGVLLSILKAGSASTIDVVAGIRSMLGRVQQTVPPELKISQLGDQSVFVKAAVTGVIREALMATALTAAMILIFLGSWRSTIIIAISIPLSILGAVIVLGALGETINIMTLGGLALAVGVLVDNATVTIENMERHLEEGESLKTAILEGAAEISAPSLVATLCICVVFLPMFFLTGVSRYLFVPLAEAVVFAMLWSYLLSRTLVATLAMYLLKAHHGTVKPRRNIFTIAQAGFERGFSAFRDAYGRVLTLLVARRALFIPGFFVACLAAFLLVPWLGQDFFPNTDNGQMILHLRAKSGTRIEETANLADRVEAFVRREIPEQELSGILDNIGLPYSTINLMHATSGLIGAGDADVMVSLNENHRPTADYIRKLRADLPRAFPGVVFYFLPADIVTQILNFGIPAPVDIQIDGADVEGNRQVANQILAELRHVPGIVDARVQQAFDYPSFDVAVDRTKAAQSGLTERDVANSMLNILSGSSQVTPMFFLNWQNGVNYNMTALSPQYDIQSLQDVQNIPVSAIGGRSDRILGDMATIRRSNEMQVVTHYNIRRTVDVYASVQDRDLGSVGQDITRIVDAHRASLPRGSFLTVRGQIDTMQHSYVSLLGGLAFSIVLVYLLIVVNFQSWLDPFIIVTALPAALAGIVLFLFFTHTTLSVPALMGAIMCMGVATANSILVVSFARDRLAAHGDAVKAAIEAGLTRLRPVIMTALAMIMGMVPMALGLGDGGEENAPLGRAVIGGLILATVATLIFVPAVFSLLHRHDTLKPESVE, from the coding sequence GTGTGGCTCGTCCGCATCGCGCTCAGCCGGCCTTATACCTTCATCGTGCTGGCGCTCGGCATCCTGATCGTCAGCCCGATCATGATCCTGCGGACGCCGACCGACATCTTCCCGAACATCGACATTCCGGTGATCGCGGTGTCGTGGACCTATACCGGCCTCAACCCGGAGGAAATGGAAGGCCGCCTCACCTCGCAGTTCGAGCGCGGCCTCACGACCACGGTCGACAATATCGAGCATATCGAATCGACCACGATCAACGGCCAGGCCGTCATCAAGGTGTTCCTGCAGCCGTCGGCCAGCCTCGACACGGCGAACGCCCAGATCACGGCCATCTCGCAGACCCAGCTGCGCAGCATGCCGACCGGCACCCAGCCGCCGCTCATCATCAACTACAGCCCGTCGAGCGTGCCGATCCTGCAGCTGGGCCTGTCGGGCAAGGGCCTCTCGGAACAGCGCCTCAATGACCTCGCGGTCAATTTCGTGCGCACCCAGCTCGTCACCGTGCCAGGCGCCGTCGTCCCCTACCCGTTCGGCGGCAAGCAGCGCCAGGTGATGATCTATTCCAATCCGCGGCTGCTGCTCTCCAAGGGCCTGACGCCGAGCGACATCCTGAATGCCGTCGCCGCGCAGAACCTGGTCCTGCCGTCGGGCACGGCCAAGATCGGCGAGATGGAGTACGACGCGCGCCTCAACGGCGCGCCCCATGCGATTGCCGAGCTCAACGACCTGCCGATCAAGGTCGTCGGCAATTCGACGCTCTATCTGCGCGACGTGGCGACGGTCAGCGACGGCTTCACGCCGCAGACCAACATCGTGCGCCAGAACGGCCAGCGCGGCGTGCTCCTGAGCATCCTCAAGGCGGGCTCGGCCTCGACCATCGACGTCGTCGCCGGCATCCGCAGCATGCTGGGCCGCGTCCAGCAGACCGTGCCGCCCGAGCTCAAGATCTCGCAGCTCGGCGACCAGTCGGTCTTCGTCAAGGCGGCGGTTACCGGCGTCATCCGCGAGGCGCTGATGGCGACGGCGCTCACCGCCGCGATGATCCTGATCTTCCTCGGCAGCTGGCGCAGCACGATCATCATCGCGATCTCGATCCCGCTCTCGATCCTGGGCGCCGTCATCGTGCTGGGGGCGCTCGGCGAGACGATCAACATCATGACGCTGGGCGGCCTGGCGCTCGCGGTCGGCGTGCTCGTCGACAACGCGACCGTGACCATCGAGAACATGGAGCGCCATCTCGAGGAAGGCGAATCGCTGAAGACCGCGATCCTTGAGGGTGCAGCCGAAATCTCCGCCCCGTCGCTGGTCGCGACGCTCTGCATCTGCGTCGTGTTCCTGCCCATGTTCTTCCTGACCGGCGTCTCGCGCTATCTCTTCGTGCCGCTGGCCGAGGCGGTCGTGTTTGCGATGCTCTGGTCCTACCTCCTGTCGCGCACGCTTGTCGCCACGCTTGCGATGTATCTGCTGAAGGCGCACCACGGGACCGTCAAGCCACGGCGCAACATCTTCACCATCGCGCAGGCCGGCTTCGAGCGCGGCTTCTCGGCATTCCGCGACGCCTACGGCCGGGTGCTGACGCTGCTGGTGGCGCGCCGCGCGCTCTTCATCCCGGGCTTCTTCGTCGCCTGCCTCGCCGCGTTCCTGCTGGTGCCTTGGCTGGGCCAGGACTTCTTCCCGAATACCGACAACGGGCAGATGATCCTGCATCTACGGGCCAAGTCGGGCACGCGCATCGAGGAGACGGCGAACCTCGCCGACCGGGTCGAGGCCTTCGTGAGGCGCGAGATCCCGGAACAGGAACTGAGCGGCATTCTCGACAACATCGGCCTGCCCTACAGCACCATCAACCTGATGCACGCGACCTCGGGCCTGATCGGCGCCGGCGACGCCGATGTCATGGTGTCGCTCAACGAGAACCATCGCCCGACGGCGGATTATATCCGCAAGCTGCGCGCCGACCTGCCGCGGGCGTTTCCGGGCGTCGTGTTCTATTTCCTGCCGGCCGACATCGTGACGCAGATTCTGAACTTCGGCATCCCGGCGCCAGTCGACATCCAGATCGATGGCGCCGATGTCGAGGGCAACCGGCAGGTCGCGAACCAGATCCTCGCCGAACTGCGCCACGTGCCGGGCATCGTCGACGCCCGCGTCCAGCAGGCCTTCGACTACCCGAGCTTCGACGTCGCGGTCGACCGGACCAAGGCGGCGCAGAGCGGACTTACCGAGCGCGATGTCGCCAACAGCATGCTCAACATCCTGAGCGGCAGCTCGCAGGTTACGCCGATGTTCTTCCTCAACTGGCAGAACGGCGTGAATTACAACATGACGGCGCTGTCGCCGCAGTACGACATCCAATCGCTGCAGGACGTCCAGAACATCCCGGTGAGCGCCATCGGCGGCCGGTCCGACCGGATCCTCGGCGACATGGCGACGATCAGGCGCTCGAACGAAATGCAGGTCGTCACCCACTACAACATCCGCCGGACCGTCGATGTCTATGCCTCGGTCCAGGACCGCGACCTGGGCAGCGTCGGCCAGGACATCACGCGGATCGTCGACGCGCATCGGGCGTCGCTCCCCCGCGGCAGCTTCCTCACCGTGCGCGGCCAGATCGACACGATGCAGCATTCCTACGTAAGCCTTCTGGGCGGCCTCGCCTTCTCGATCGTGCTCGTCTATCTGCTGATCGTCGTCAACTTCCAGTCGTGGCTCGACCCGTTCATCATCGTAACCGCCCTGCCCGCGGCCTTGGCCGGCATCGTGCTGTTCCTGTTCTTCACCCACACGACCTTGAGCGTGCCGGCGCTGATGGGCGCCATCATGTGCATGGGTGTCGCGACTGCGAACAGCATCCTGGTCGTCTCCTTCGCGCGCGACCGGCTCGCCGCCCACGGCGATGCGGTCAAGGCGGCGATCGAGGCCGGCCTCACGCGGCTCCGGCCCGTCATCATGACGGCGCTCGCCATGATCATGGGCATGGTGCCGATGGCCCTGGGCCTCGGCGACGGCGGCGAGGAGAATGCGCCGCTCGGCCGCGCCGTGATCGGCGGCCTGATCCTGGCGACCGTCGCGACGCTCATTTTCGTGCCGGCGGTGTTCAGCCTGCTGCACCGTCACGACACGCTCAAGCCGGAGTCCGTGGAATGA
- a CDS encoding substrate-binding periplasmic protein, with translation MAARRRVQQGARLALAMALLPTATLSAGSRAWAAGTRPCERVVVSGDADYEPLSWFDGREMQGAAETIVGAALGRIGVPFEMQYVGPFKRVLADAEVGDVDVVAELKKTPEREAFMAFSSTPIFVNPVAIFTHRARHLKLARREDLVGLRGGIVIANQFGGDLDAFINARLSVEEVPRLDLGLKMLAEGRLDYFITSYYPGMTYLLDQGWETAYTIQQPYIVATDNFVGISRQSRCFAELQALDRALAEMAREGEIARLFDAATADWRRRAAQSE, from the coding sequence ATGGCCGCACGACGGCGGGTGCAGCAGGGCGCTCGGCTTGCCCTGGCAATGGCATTGCTGCCGACGGCGACCCTGTCGGCAGGCAGCCGCGCTTGGGCCGCCGGGACGCGCCCGTGCGAACGGGTCGTCGTGTCCGGCGACGCCGACTATGAGCCGCTTTCCTGGTTCGACGGCAGGGAGATGCAGGGCGCGGCTGAGACGATCGTCGGCGCCGCGCTGGGTCGCATCGGCGTGCCCTTCGAGATGCAGTATGTCGGTCCGTTCAAGCGCGTGCTCGCCGATGCCGAGGTGGGCGACGTCGATGTCGTGGCCGAATTGAAGAAGACGCCGGAACGAGAGGCATTTATGGCGTTTTCCTCAACCCCGATCTTCGTCAATCCCGTCGCCATCTTTACCCATCGCGCTCGCCATCTCAAACTGGCTCGGCGCGAGGATCTCGTCGGGCTCCGCGGCGGCATCGTCATCGCCAATCAGTTCGGCGGTGATCTCGACGCGTTCATCAACGCGCGTCTCTCTGTCGAGGAAGTGCCGCGGCTCGATCTCGGCCTCAAGATGCTGGCCGAGGGCCGGCTCGATTACTTCATCACCAGCTATTACCCCGGCATGACCTATCTCCTGGATCAGGGCTGGGAGACGGCCTACACAATCCAGCAGCCCTACATCGTGGCGACCGACAATTTCGTCGGCATCTCCCGGCAGAGCCGCTGCTTTGCCGAACTTCAGGCGCTCGATCGCGCGCTTGCCGAGATGGCGCGCGAGGGCGAGATCGCGCGGCTGTTCGACGCCGCGACCGCCGACTGGCGCCGCCGGGCCGCCCAAAGCGAATGA
- a CDS encoding L-lactate permease — MFTQIVDPTGQLWLSCLVALVPVVLLLVLLAVFRVSAWLAVLIGSLVTFLLAAAVWHMPTGDGARAYLYGSATGVWNVDWITFWGAVLFNTLSVTGLFENFRRWLVAQGSADVRVQTLLFAWAFGALLEGLVGFGYPWAVVAPILISLGIADLDAIRVAAIANNAPVSYGALGAPIIALAAVTGYPLLALSASVGTVVAVLALLPPWVLIYLVSGREGLRDGWPLAIVASLGYILGQYPVAVYLGPYLPDIAGAILSFVALLALLKVWRPQTMLGYGGRPLEASAGAGGGRQHGLSPSEVLLAWMPFAVLVIVVALWTGPWSPLPRVSWFLVKVTAAAPELQTTIAAAFNFAPWVGGTSILAAWLIVAVLLGLTGRLKVTQLGEVFRRTFHQMWGALLVGVFIFGLAYVFNFSGMASSLAKGFADLGTAFVVVAPILGFIGVALSGSNTSTNAMFGKFQALVGAQLGMPLLLLPTLNSVGAEIGKPIAPQTASVGVSTSRFVRNEGEVIRHNLGWTIILLVYLIIIGVAFYFLRPALMGAP, encoded by the coding sequence ATGTTTACGCAGATCGTGGATCCGACCGGCCAGCTCTGGCTGTCCTGCCTGGTGGCGCTGGTGCCGGTCGTGCTGCTGCTGGTCTTGCTCGCCGTGTTCCGCGTCTCAGCCTGGCTCGCCGTGCTGATCGGCTCGCTCGTCACGTTCCTGCTTGCCGCCGCGGTCTGGCACATGCCGACGGGCGACGGCGCCCGGGCCTATCTCTACGGCTCCGCGACGGGCGTCTGGAATGTCGACTGGATCACCTTCTGGGGCGCGGTGCTGTTCAACACCTTGTCCGTCACCGGCCTCTTCGAGAATTTCCGGCGCTGGCTCGTGGCACAGGGCAGCGCCGACGTCCGGGTGCAGACGCTGCTGTTCGCCTGGGCGTTCGGTGCCTTGCTCGAAGGCCTGGTCGGCTTCGGCTATCCCTGGGCGGTCGTGGCGCCGATCCTGATCTCGCTCGGTATCGCCGATCTCGACGCGATCCGCGTCGCCGCGATCGCCAACAATGCCCCGGTCTCCTATGGGGCGCTCGGCGCGCCGATCATCGCGCTTGCGGCGGTCACCGGTTATCCGCTGCTGGCCCTCTCGGCCTCGGTCGGCACGGTCGTAGCCGTGCTCGCGTTGCTGCCGCCCTGGGTGCTGATCTATCTCGTCTCCGGCAGGGAAGGGCTCCGGGACGGCTGGCCGCTCGCGATCGTCGCTTCGCTGGGATACATCCTTGGGCAATATCCGGTTGCGGTCTATCTCGGGCCCTATCTGCCCGACATCGCCGGCGCGATCCTGAGCTTCGTTGCCTTGCTGGCGCTGCTGAAGGTCTGGCGGCCGCAGACCATGCTCGGCTATGGCGGCCGGCCGCTCGAGGCGTCGGCCGGGGCCGGCGGCGGTCGCCAGCACGGCCTCAGCCCGTCGGAAGTGCTGCTCGCCTGGATGCCGTTCGCCGTGCTGGTGATCGTCGTGGCGCTCTGGACCGGGCCCTGGTCGCCGCTGCCGCGGGTCAGCTGGTTCCTGGTCAAAGTGACGGCCGCGGCACCGGAGCTCCAGACGACCATCGCCGCCGCGTTCAACTTCGCCCCGTGGGTCGGTGGGACGTCGATCCTGGCGGCTTGGCTTATCGTGGCGGTGCTGCTCGGCCTGACCGGCCGGCTCAAGGTCACGCAGCTCGGCGAAGTGTTCCGCCGCACGTTCCATCAGATGTGGGGTGCGCTGCTCGTCGGCGTCTTCATCTTCGGCCTGGCCTATGTGTTCAACTTCTCCGGCATGGCGTCCTCGCTGGCGAAGGGCTTTGCGGACCTCGGCACGGCCTTCGTCGTGGTGGCGCCCATCCTGGGCTTCATCGGCGTGGCGCTGTCCGGATCGAACACGTCGACGAATGCCATGTTCGGCAAGTTCCAGGCCTTGGTCGGCGCGCAGCTCGGGATGCCGCTCTTGCTGCTGCCGACGCTGAACTCGGTCGGTGCCGAGATCGGCAAACCGATCGCACCACAGACCGCGAGCGTCGGCGTTTCGACCAGCCGGTTCGTGCGCAACGAAGGCGAAGTGATCCGGCACAATCTCGGCTGGACGATCATTCTGCTGGTCTATCTGATCATCATCGGCGTCGCATTCTATTTCCTCCGTCCGGCGTTGATGGGCGCGCCGTGA